The Niastella koreensis GR20-10 genome includes a window with the following:
- a CDS encoding CBS domain-containing protein, with protein MNKKVADVLLRKGSNITTVTPATTVLEALHIMADQNIGSVMVLEDGHYLGIVTERDYSRKVVLKGKSSTDTKVSEIMSNDLPRVTAHDSVDYCMQLMSDRNIRYLPVFDENEVTGIISINDVVKETILSQQETITQLKDYLHSSL; from the coding sequence ATGAATAAAAAAGTGGCCGACGTTCTGCTTCGTAAAGGAAGCAATATCACAACAGTTACCCCAGCAACTACAGTGCTGGAAGCGCTCCATATCATGGCCGATCAGAATATCGGTTCCGTGATGGTTTTGGAAGATGGCCACTACCTGGGCATTGTTACAGAACGTGATTATTCGCGCAAGGTAGTTCTCAAGGGAAAGTCTTCTACCGACACAAAAGTATCGGAGATAATGTCTAACGATCTGCCGCGTGTTACTGCACACGATTCTGTTGACTATTGCATGCAGTTAATGTCCGACAGAAACATCCGTTACCTGCCCGTTTTCGACGAAAACGAGGTAACCGGGATCATTTCCATCAATGATGTGGTAAAAGAAACCATCCTGTCACAACAGGAAACCATCACCCAGTTAAAAGACTACCTGCATTCCAGTTTATAA
- the ppsA gene encoding phosphoenolpyruvate synthase: MRTYVLSFQQIDHTILMTTGGKGANLGELSSIAGIQVPDGFCVTTDAYKEVTENNTALNSLIDELSTLHAEDRSRISKVSATIRLSIENIPIPKEIESAIAAYLNEQESYAVRSSATAEDLPTASFAGQQDTYLNIIGKQAILQHISKCWASLFTERAVTYRIQNGFGHRQVHLAVVVQKMVFPQAAGILFTADPVTGNRKMVSIDASFGLGEALVAGLVNADNYKVRNGQIIDKKISSKKLVIYSLPTGGTKEQAIEPAQQNRQTLTDEQIIKLEQTGRKIEAHFGSPQDIEWCLANDIFYIVQSRPTTTLFPIPAANDTENHVYVSVGHNQMMTDAMKPLGLAFWNITTPRPMAIAGGRLFVDVTTLLASSATRETILNTFGQDPLLKDALMTILEHGDFIKLLPEGQPGKSEKAITTVGFRTQVKNDPAIVAELIRNSEAALEILKQTIQTKTGTALFDFILEDIQQSKKSLVDTQNLNGILGAMDAAMWLNEKMSAWLGEINVADTISQSVPNNVTSEMGLALLNVADVMRPYPEVINYLQHTKAGNFLDELVQYKGGQETRDAIHAWLNKYGMRCAGEIDITRTRWSEKPLTLVPLILVTLRTNEPGAAKRKFDQGLQEAVKKEKELLERLTALADGEQKAAETKEMISLIRNFAGYREYPKYRMVSRNFVYKQALLKEAQQLVQANVIQEQEDVYFLTFEEFREVVRTHQIDYTLINQRKNDFRSFEKLTPPRVLTSDGEMLTGRYKRGNVPTNAIVGLPVSSGIIEGRARVITDLSAADLSAGDILVTVFTDPSWTPLFVSITGLVTEVGGLMTHGAVIAREYGLPAVVGVENATRLIKDGQRIRVNGTEGYIEIL; the protein is encoded by the coding sequence ATGCGCACATACGTACTATCTTTTCAGCAGATCGACCACACCATATTGATGACCACAGGTGGTAAAGGCGCCAACCTCGGTGAGCTCTCCTCAATAGCAGGCATCCAGGTACCCGATGGGTTTTGCGTTACGACCGATGCGTATAAAGAAGTAACGGAGAACAACACCGCACTGAATAGCCTGATCGATGAACTATCAACTTTACATGCTGAAGACAGGTCGCGCATCAGCAAGGTGAGTGCAACCATCAGGCTGTCTATTGAAAACATACCCATTCCCAAAGAGATCGAATCAGCAATTGCAGCATATTTAAATGAACAGGAGTCATACGCAGTCCGCTCCAGCGCCACCGCCGAAGACCTGCCAACCGCTTCCTTTGCCGGTCAGCAGGATACGTATTTAAACATCATTGGCAAGCAGGCCATTCTGCAACACATCAGTAAATGCTGGGCGTCGCTGTTTACCGAACGCGCGGTCACCTACCGCATTCAAAACGGGTTCGGTCACCGGCAGGTACACCTGGCTGTGGTGGTACAAAAAATGGTGTTCCCGCAAGCGGCTGGTATACTGTTTACCGCTGATCCTGTAACCGGTAACAGAAAAATGGTATCCATAGACGCCAGCTTTGGCCTTGGCGAAGCGCTCGTGGCCGGGCTGGTAAATGCAGACAACTATAAAGTACGTAACGGCCAGATTATAGATAAAAAGATCTCCAGCAAAAAGCTGGTGATTTACAGCTTACCAACTGGTGGCACCAAAGAACAGGCTATTGAACCTGCACAGCAGAACAGGCAAACATTAACTGACGAACAAATCATAAAACTAGAGCAAACGGGCCGGAAGATTGAAGCTCATTTCGGTTCCCCACAGGACATTGAATGGTGCCTGGCAAACGACATTTTCTATATTGTACAGAGCCGGCCAACCACTACCCTGTTTCCCATCCCGGCAGCCAATGACACGGAGAACCATGTGTACGTATCTGTAGGCCATAACCAAATGATGACCGATGCCATGAAACCGCTGGGCCTGGCTTTCTGGAACATCACCACACCCCGGCCCATGGCTATTGCAGGCGGCAGATTGTTTGTTGATGTTACCACCCTGCTGGCCTCGTCCGCTACCAGGGAAACGATCCTGAATACCTTTGGGCAGGACCCGCTTTTAAAAGACGCACTCATGACCATTTTAGAGCATGGTGATTTTATAAAACTGTTACCTGAAGGTCAGCCCGGCAAGAGCGAAAAAGCCATTACAACCGTGGGCTTTCGTACCCAGGTGAAAAACGATCCCGCTATTGTTGCTGAGCTGATCCGTAACAGTGAAGCCGCCCTGGAAATATTAAAACAAACCATTCAAACAAAAACCGGAACAGCGCTTTTTGATTTTATCCTCGAAGACATTCAGCAATCAAAGAAAAGCCTGGTAGATACCCAAAACCTGAACGGCATCCTGGGAGCCATGGATGCAGCCATGTGGCTCAATGAAAAAATGTCAGCGTGGTTAGGGGAAATAAATGTAGCAGATACTATTTCTCAGTCAGTACCCAATAATGTTACGTCCGAAATGGGGCTGGCCTTATTGAATGTAGCGGACGTGATGCGGCCCTACCCCGAAGTAATAAACTACTTACAACACACAAAAGCCGGTAACTTCCTGGATGAACTGGTTCAATACAAAGGCGGACAAGAAACCAGGGACGCCATCCATGCCTGGCTTAACAAATATGGCATGCGCTGTGCCGGTGAAATTGATATCACCAGAACACGCTGGAGCGAAAAGCCACTCACGCTGGTGCCGCTGATCCTTGTCACCCTAAGAACAAACGAACCGGGCGCCGCCAAACGGAAATTTGACCAGGGCCTGCAGGAAGCTGTAAAGAAAGAAAAGGAGTTGCTGGAACGACTGACGGCATTAGCGGATGGCGAACAAAAAGCAGCCGAAACAAAAGAGATGATCAGCCTTATCAGGAACTTTGCGGGCTATCGCGAATATCCCAAATACCGCATGGTTAGCCGCAACTTCGTGTACAAACAGGCTTTATTGAAAGAAGCCCAACAACTGGTACAGGCCAACGTGATCCAGGAACAGGAAGATGTATACTTTCTCACGTTTGAAGAATTCCGGGAAGTGGTTCGCACCCATCAGATCGATTACACCCTCATTAACCAACGAAAGAATGATTTCAGATCATTTGAAAAACTAACACCGCCACGGGTACTAACCTCCGACGGGGAGATGCTGACGGGCCGGTACAAACGCGGCAATGTTCCAACCAATGCCATTGTTGGCCTGCCTGTTTCTTCAGGCATCATAGAAGGCCGCGCCCGCGTTATTACCGACCTGTCAGCCGCCGATTTATCTGCAGGCGATATTCTGGTCACCGTTTTTACCGACCCCAGCTGGACGCCGCTGTTCGTTTCTATAACAGGACTGGTAACTGAAGTGGGCGGACTGATGACCCATGGGGCCGTAATTGCCCGGGAATATGGCCTACCTGCCGTAGTGGGGGTTGAAAATGCCACCCGGCTGATTAAAGACGGGCAACGGATCAGGGTAAATGGAACGGAGGGGTATATAGAGATCCTATAG
- a CDS encoding LLM class flavin-dependent oxidoreductase translates to MKKIGFLSFGHWSNRQGYQTRTASDTLLQSIDLAVAAEEIGLDGAYFRVHHFAAQLASPFPLLSAIGAKTSKIEIGTGVIDMRYENPLYMVEDAGAADLISGGRLQLGISRGSPEQVIDGWRYFGYEPAEGETDADMGRRKALEFLDKLKGVGFAQPNPYPMFPNPPGLLRVEPYSEGLRERIWWGAGSNATAVWAAENGMYLQSSTLKFDESGKPFHIQQAEQIRLYKEAWKKAGHQREPRVSVSRSIFALVTDQDKYYFGQENNRRDQIGVLENDRRAIFGRSYAAEPDQLIRELSQDEAIQEADTLLLTIPNTLGVDYNIHVLSSILKYVAPGLGWR, encoded by the coding sequence ATGAAGAAAATAGGTTTTTTATCATTCGGACATTGGTCCAACCGTCAGGGCTACCAAACCCGTACGGCAAGTGATACCTTGCTGCAATCCATCGATCTGGCCGTTGCTGCTGAAGAGATCGGTTTAGATGGTGCGTATTTCCGGGTACATCATTTTGCCGCGCAGTTAGCCTCGCCATTTCCTTTGCTTTCGGCCATTGGCGCCAAAACAAGCAAGATAGAGATTGGAACGGGGGTTATCGACATGCGTTACGAAAATCCCCTTTACATGGTGGAAGACGCCGGAGCCGCCGATCTGATTTCCGGCGGACGATTACAATTGGGGATCAGCAGAGGTTCACCGGAACAGGTAATCGATGGCTGGCGTTATTTTGGATATGAACCTGCTGAAGGTGAAACCGACGCAGATATGGGGCGCAGGAAAGCGTTGGAGTTTTTAGATAAACTCAAAGGTGTTGGATTTGCACAACCCAACCCCTATCCCATGTTTCCCAATCCACCAGGCTTATTACGGGTAGAGCCCTACTCCGAAGGACTGCGGGAACGCATCTGGTGGGGAGCTGGTTCCAATGCCACCGCTGTTTGGGCAGCCGAAAACGGAATGTACCTGCAAAGTTCTACCCTGAAGTTCGACGAAAGCGGCAAACCTTTCCATATACAACAGGCAGAACAGATCAGGTTGTACAAAGAAGCCTGGAAAAAAGCAGGACATCAACGTGAGCCAAGGGTTTCGGTGAGCCGGTCCATTTTTGCATTGGTAACCGATCAGGACAAATATTACTTTGGGCAGGAAAACAACAGGCGCGACCAGATTGGGGTTCTTGAAAATGACAGGCGCGCCATTTTCGGAAGAAGCTACGCCGCAGAACCGGATCAGCTTATCAGGGAGCTATCCCAGGATGAAGCCATCCAGGAAGCGGATACGCTCCTGTTGACAATCCCCAACACCCTGGGAGTTGACTACAATATTCACGTGCTGTCTTCTATTTTGAAATACGTTGCACCCGGATTAGGTTGGCGTTAA
- a CDS encoding glycoside hydrolase family 16 protein: MKNFVYAMAIVVLAAGCKKNSATDNATSSSSQNEAAAKARASTTVQFSGYTWTIRNTGSATEGPGPNVFNGSNAWVDANGWLHLKITRNATTGKWNCAEIYSNQNFGYGTYQWQVEGAIDQFDKNIVLGLFNYSGNDGFDEMDIEFARWGNNAWPNLNYTVWPAAGGSNNWSYTKNMALSGTYTTHRFKRSAGSVVFKSLGGFYNDDTNLFASATCSSPANSISTLGMPIHMNLWLFDGNAPADGKEVEVIIHSFTYTAG; this comes from the coding sequence ATGAAGAATTTCGTTTATGCAATGGCGATTGTTGTGCTTGCCGCAGGTTGCAAAAAAAATTCAGCAACTGACAATGCTACTTCCTCTTCTTCACAAAACGAAGCCGCCGCCAAAGCCCGCGCTTCCACTACCGTTCAGTTCAGCGGCTATACCTGGACCATCCGCAACACCGGTTCAGCCACAGAGGGCCCGGGGCCTAACGTTTTCAACGGCAGTAATGCCTGGGTTGATGCCAACGGCTGGTTACATTTAAAGATCACCAGAAACGCCACTACCGGTAAATGGAACTGTGCTGAAATTTACAGCAATCAAAATTTTGGCTATGGCACTTACCAATGGCAGGTAGAAGGGGCCATTGACCAATTCGACAAAAACATTGTACTGGGATTGTTTAATTACTCCGGCAATGATGGGTTCGATGAAATGGACATTGAGTTTGCACGTTGGGGCAACAACGCGTGGCCAAACTTAAACTACACGGTATGGCCTGCTGCCGGTGGCAGTAACAACTGGTCGTACACGAAGAACATGGCACTGAGTGGCACCTATACTACGCATCGTTTTAAACGCAGCGCCGGTTCGGTAGTATTTAAAAGCCTGGGCGGTTTTTATAACGATGATACCAACCTGTTTGCCAGTGCTACCTGTAGTTCACCTGCAAACAGCATCAGTACATTGGGCATGCCCATTCACATGAACCTGTGGCTGTTTGACGGAAATGCACCTGCTGACGGCAAAGAGGTGGAAGTTATTATCCACAGCTTTACGTATACAGCGGGATAA
- a CDS encoding polyprenyl synthetase family protein, producing MANDQYEIDVPRASTLYAGDKGKLNPLNHILENLLAQDIASFEETLKSALEPQARHLTDTEHQIYKRGKKIRPVMLLLAARLLRGEEELSHKVIKASASLEMLHVATLIHDDIIDDALLRRGLSSVNAKRGTNAAILVGDLQFVQAIRTFVDAVETNSEMGLVKMVLDTAFKICTGELDELETNPNWNLVALRQRYFDVIERKTAILFGLACETGMALAKAHTGESRRIGFYGRRVGRAFQIMDDLFDFLQDEADSGKQVGIDLVRRRITLPIIYAMEELGASHPLSQIMRGDIQPPDDLSHVIMAIKGTQAIERSYADARYDALDALEYLKHFPQNRYRDALEEIALYTVDRKI from the coding sequence GTGGCAAACGATCAATACGAAATAGACGTTCCCCGGGCAAGTACATTGTACGCAGGCGACAAAGGGAAGTTGAACCCATTAAACCATATCCTCGAAAATTTGCTGGCACAGGATATAGCCAGCTTTGAGGAGACCCTTAAATCCGCCCTTGAACCGCAGGCCAGGCACCTAACAGATACCGAGCACCAGATTTATAAGCGAGGCAAAAAAATAAGACCGGTTATGTTGCTGTTAGCGGCCCGGCTGTTGCGGGGCGAAGAGGAGCTGTCGCATAAGGTAATAAAAGCAAGCGCTTCGCTGGAGATGCTGCACGTGGCAACACTTATACACGACGACATCATTGACGACGCCCTGTTACGCCGGGGGCTTTCATCGGTAAACGCCAAAAGAGGCACCAATGCGGCGATCCTGGTGGGTGACCTGCAATTTGTACAGGCCATCAGGACCTTTGTAGATGCCGTTGAAACAAACAGCGAAATGGGCCTGGTTAAGATGGTGCTCGATACCGCCTTCAAGATCTGCACCGGTGAGCTCGACGAACTGGAAACAAATCCCAACTGGAATTTAGTGGCCCTTCGCCAACGCTATTTCGATGTTATAGAAAGAAAAACAGCCATCCTGTTCGGACTGGCCTGCGAAACCGGGATGGCGTTAGCCAAAGCCCATACAGGCGAGTCAAGAAGGATCGGGTTTTATGGCCGCCGCGTGGGCAGGGCTTTTCAGATCATGGACGACCTGTTCGACTTTCTGCAGGATGAAGCCGATTCAGGAAAACAGGTGGGCATTGACCTGGTGCGCCGCAGGATAACCTTACCCATCATTTACGCCATGGAAGAACTGGGCGCTTCGCATCCATTAAGCCAGATAATGCGCGGTGACATACAACCGCCTGATGACCTCAGCCATGTGATCATGGCTATTAAAGGAACCCAGGCCATTGAAAGATCGTACGCCGATGCCCGGTATGACGCCCTGGATGCCCTTGAATATTTAAAACATTTTCCCCAAAACAGGTACAGAGACGCCCTTGAGGAAATAGCGCTGTACACTGTTGACCGTAAAATTTAA